GGCGGGGCGAAGAGGTAACGATCCTGCTTATTCATGTACCAACGGGACAGATCATATCCTCAGGCGAACTCGGATACAGGGCAGCAGACTGCTCTGAAGATTCAACACCCCCGTCATCGGTTACAAACCTCAGGAATACAACCTTTGAACCCTCATACATCATCTGGGCATGGGATAACCCGGCAGACGAGGATTACTCACATGCAGAGGTCTACATCGATGGCATCTATCAGGGCACAACCTCTGCAAGCTGGTACAATGCAACAGGGTTTGATTCAGGGACGAGCCACACAATATCACTCAGAACGGTCGATACCTGCGGGAATGTTGATGCAACATGGGTGAATGGTAGCGCGAGAACCTTCAGGCCCTGGTGGGATGCGGGATGGGGATACAGAAGACCAGTAAACATTACATCCTCTGATGCGCTCTCAGACCACCAGATCAGGTTTTATATTCCCTATGATAGCGATATGCAATCAGACTTTGATGATCTGCGGTTTACAACCCAGGATGATTCTCCGATACTCCACTGGCTTGAGCTTAAAAGTAATAGTAACTGGGCAAGTGTGTGGGTCAAGGTTCCGACAATCGCGGATGGAAACACCACGATATACATGTACTACGGGAATGCAAGCGCTGGGAACGCATCAAACACCGCGACGTTCGAGTTTTTTGATGACTTTGATGCCTGGAGTGGGTGGAGCGACTACGGGTCTGGGACGGTTGAATGGACGTCTTATGGCTCTGAGTACGTGCTTAAGAAGAACGGAAGCTGTGATCCAAGTGGAGGATGGAAGAGTCTCGGGATACAGGTTACAGACTATCGTCTGGTGACAAGAGAGCGAAGGGATGTTGAGGGGTCTGATTGTGGTATGGATCGTTATGGGATCGAAGATTCAAGCTACAACGGCTATAACATCTACAGGACTGCTTACACATCTGGATCCGGGAGCTTTGGGTTTGAGCGAAGAACAGGAGGGTCTTCCACGGGCAGATGGTACACAAGTCTCAGTCAGCCCTATAACAACTGGTACATCACAGAATTAAAACGAGATGGGTCAAATTTCAATGCATCGTTGTTTGATGGGGATGACAGAGGTTATATCGGCTCGCAAACAGGGAGTGATTCAGTCCACTCAGGTCCATTTGACAGGGTTGTGATAAGGGGCGGGAGACCTTATTATGTTGACTGGATTGCGCTTTGTAAGTACAGCATGCCTGAACCCACTTACGCGATAGGAGATGAGGAGGAATATTAGATGCTAAAAGATGAGGATGCAATCTCGGTCGTTCTATCGGTCGTTCTCTTACTCGGCGTGCTTGTTACAGTTCTTGGAATTGTTCATGTTACGTATCTCCCTGAGTGGCGAAAATCTGCTGAGGCAGATCACATGGATGACATACTTGAGGATCTTGCAGATCTCAAATCAGGTATCGACCTCGTTGCAGCGGTCTCCCCGGATACATCGTGCACGGTTTCACAGAAGATGCGACTTGGTGGCGGATCGATCCCTGTTATATCACCCCAAAAAAGTGGTGGAACACTCAGAACAGACCCATCCCTTCCAGATCTCTACATAACTGCGGATAACTATACCGTGGCTTATGCCTTCCCAGATCTTGGCTCGATCGAGCTTGAAGTGGACAACCTCTATGCTCTGGATCGCATATATGTCTATGAGGACGGGGCACTGATCCTGAAGGAGGTTAATCGTTCAATAATGGTACTCTCCCCTGGTATAACCCTGCAAAAGTTTAATAACGGAACAAAGGCGCTCACCATTCAGGTCATCAATATGAGCCTTGAGAGTGAATCTGTTGCAGGCTCAGGTATTGAGGAGGTTTATTTCACATACACCTCGTCCACAACCCATCATGCAGGTACAACCTCGAATGTGACGCTTACACTCACATCTGAGTACCTTGATGCATGGAAGGCTTTCTTCACCGATCGGGCAAAGAATGCTGGCTTTAATGCGACTGAGTTCAACGTGACCGCATCCCAGAATGTTGAGCTTGATATCTATGGAGATGTGTTACTCAACGTGGTTGAGGTTGATGGGGATGCACGGATAAGACCTGTGATCGAGGCGATTGAGCCGACATGGACGCCTGGCGGTGGGATATCATGGGGTTGTGGAGGATGGTGGAAGCTTGATGCAGGGTCTGGCACAACAGCCACGGATAGTTCTGGAAATGATAATCACGGCACGATACATGGTGCAACATGGTCATCTGGATACCTGCACTTTGATGGCTCAAACGACTATGTCAGTATCCCTGACAACGACTCGCTTGAACCGCAGGATGCGATCACGCTTGCGGCATGGGTTAAATGGGAATGCGATCCATCCACAGGGCACAGTTGGGCAAATATCATCAGCAAGTACGGGGACAACCAGTATCTACTCCAGCATAACGTCAACAACCAGTACTTCGAGGTTGCTGTGCGAACAGATACAGGCAGGAGCTATACCTGGTCGAGCACAGAGCCACAGCAGGGCGTCTGGTACCATGTTACAGGGGTCTATGATAGTTCTGATGTTATAATCTATGTGAACGGGACACAGGAGAACTCAATGGGACGTACAGGAAATATCACGACCTCGTCATCGCCTGTGAACCTTGGAAGGCGGGCATGGAGTGGAGATCGGTACTTCAATGGCGTGATTTATGATGCGAGGATATATTGCCGTGCACTCACACCTTCTGAGATACAGGCACTCGCATCCTCACCACCACCATAAACAGATGATGAAAATGAGATATATCATGGATGATGCGGCAAACGTTATCATTGTAGCAACCGTTCTACTTCTGGGACTGCTTGTAGCTGTGACTGCGATCATTAATGCAACATACATCCCTGAATGGAAGAGCGTGGCAGAGGCAGAGCAGATGGAGGAGGTCTGTGAGGATTTTAAGGATCTTAAAATGGGGATCGATATTGTTACATCCGCATTTCCTGATCGAGTGGTTGCATCATCCCATATAATAGGGATGGGAGGGGGTGGAACACTCAGGACAGATCCGGATCTTCCTTCGGTATATATCGCAACCGATGACTATACGCAGACGATGGCGTTTGAGCATCTTGGATCGATAAGTTTTGAGTCAGATAATCACCATGAGCTTGATCGCACGTACATCTATGAGAGCGGTGCTGTGATTGTGGAGGAGATAAACCGTTCGATGATGAGACTCGCCCCAACAATTGATTTTACGAGATTTAACAACGGGACAAAGGCTGTAACAATGCGCATCATCAATATGAGCCTCGATGAAGAGGTGATAACAGGTGATAAGATCGCCAATCTCGAACTCGTCCTCATCTCAGAGGATCTTGTATTCTCAGATAATGTCCTGAACATGAGCTTCACGATAACATCCAGACACTCAGATGCATGGGAGGAGTTTCTGATAGAGCGTGCAACGTGTGCTGGTTTCAATGAGAGTGAATTTGATATAACAGCATCCCAGAATGTTGAGCTTGATATCTATGGAGATGTGTTACTCAACGTGGTTGAGGTTGATGGGGATGCACGGATAAGACCTGTGATCGAGGCGATTGAGCCGACATGAACAGTAGTTTGATGGGATGAAACCGCAGAAGTCACCAATCTCGAAAATCTATGTGAAGAAGCTCTTGAACCACCGGGTAATGACTTTCTTCGCAGCGTCATATCCACCATCAAGATAAATCGCACCGATCAATGCTTCGAGCGTTTCTGCAAGAACTTTTGGCTCTTCGTTTGCTCTATGTTTTTTCTCTCCAGCACCCAGCTTAATGAAAGGTCCAATTCCAATATCTTGAGCAATCTTTGCAAGCCCTTCTTCTCTTTCAAGTCTTATCTTTTCGCTTGTTATCTCATCCCTTGTCTTACAGCCTGATTTTATCAATAGATCTACCAACACCGCTTTCAATATTGCATCGCCAAGGGTTCGATATATCTCCTGATCTTCGCAATCACGGTTCTGTTGTTTTGCTTCGAGCGCATGTGCCTTGCGTGTCAATGCACGATCAAGGAGCTCTTTGTTAGAGAACGAATAACCAAGATCTTTCTCGATTGTCATGTGGAACACACCATTAAAATCATAGTCGTTTACAGGAGGAAAGTTGTTAGGCCGAGGTCGGGATTCGAACCCGAGTCAAAGGATCCACAGTCCTTTAGCATAACCACTAACCCACCCCGGCCATTCCGTGAGATATATCGAATATTAATTTGGGGAGTGTATATAACCCTGTCGTTCAGGCTGCGTGGTTTGAGTGTTAAGAGGTCTATCGGAATTCTTTATATATCCTTGTGATGAATGTCTCTTT
This DNA window, taken from Candidatus Syntrophoarchaeum caldarius, encodes the following:
- a CDS encoding protein containing DUF1628; translated protein: MRFIRDENAVSEIVGEILMIGVVVISFGLVTTFVYTYLSGPDISPGIDVTGIADDTLDMIYLKHSGGEWVGENELKVILRINDTTYQYNCTDEFRLGDVIEINTSSEYGLDLRRGEEVTILLIHVPTGQIISSGELGYRAADCSEDSTPPSSVTNLRNTTFEPSYIIWAWDNPADEDYSHAEVYIDGIYQGTTSASWYNATGFDSGTSHTISLRTVDTCGNVDATWVNGSARTFRPWWDAGWGYRRPVNITSSDALSDHQIRFYIPYDSDMQSDFDDLRFTTQDDSPILHWLELKSNSNWASVWVKVPTIADGNTTIYMYYGNASAGNASNTATFEFFDDFDAWSGWSDYGSGTVEWTSYGSEYVLKKNGSCDPSGGWKSLGIQVTDYRLVTRERRDVEGSDCGMDRYGIEDSSYNGYNIYRTAYTSGSGSFGFERRTGGSSTGRWYTSLSQPYNNWYITELKRDGSNFNASLFDGDDRGYIGSQTGSDSVHSGPFDRVVIRGGRPYYVDWIALCKYSMPEPTYAIGDEEEY
- a CDS encoding LamG-like jellyroll fold domain protein, whose translation is MLKDEDAISVVLSVVLLLGVLVTVLGIVHVTYLPEWRKSAEADHMDDILEDLADLKSGIDLVAAVSPDTSCTVSQKMRLGGGSIPVISPQKSGGTLRTDPSLPDLYITADNYTVAYAFPDLGSIELEVDNLYALDRIYVYEDGALILKEVNRSIMVLSPGITLQKFNNGTKALTIQVINMSLESESVAGSGIEEVYFTYTSSTTHHAGTTSNVTLTLTSEYLDAWKAFFTDRAKNAGFNATEFNVTASQNVELDIYGDVLLNVVEVDGDARIRPVIEAIEPTWTPGGGISWGCGGWWKLDAGSGTTATDSSGNDNHGTIHGATWSSGYLHFDGSNDYVSIPDNDSLEPQDAITLAAWVKWECDPSTGHSWANIISKYGDNQYLLQHNVNNQYFEVAVRTDTGRSYTWSSTEPQQGVWYHVTGVYDSSDVIIYVNGTQENSMGRTGNITTSSSPVNLGRRAWSGDRYFNGVIYDARIYCRALTPSEIQALASSPPP
- a CDS encoding ribonuclease III encodes the protein MTIEKDLGYSFSNKELLDRALTRKAHALEAKQQNRDCEDQEIYRTLGDAILKAVLVDLLIKSGCKTRDEITSEKIRLEREEGLAKIAQDIGIGPFIKLGAGEKKHRANEEPKVLAETLEALIGAIYLDGGYDAAKKVITRWFKSFFT